In one Oncorhynchus masou masou isolate Uvic2021 chromosome 23, UVic_Omas_1.1, whole genome shotgun sequence genomic region, the following are encoded:
- the fgf8a gene encoding fibroblast growth factor 8 isoform X1 has product MRRLPSRLSYLFLHFFAFCYYAQVTNQSSPNFTQHVSEQSKVTDRVSRRLIRTYQLYSRTSGKHVQVLPNQKINAMAEDGDIHAKLVVETDTFGSRVRIKGAETGFYICMNKKGKLIGKKNGQGRDCIFSEIVLENNYTALRNARFEGWYMAFTRRGRPRKGSQTRQHQREVHFMKRLPRGSNPTHPAQHKAFDFVHYPFSPRTKRIRYSAEG; this is encoded by the exons ATGCGACGCCTCCCTTCCCGATTGAGTTATCT GTTCCTACACTTCTTCGCATTCTGTTACTATGCTCAG GTAACCAATCAGTCCTCGCCTAATTTCACGCAGCATGTAAGCGAGCAGAGCAAGGTGACAGACCGTGTGAGCCGCAGGTTAATTCGGACCTATCAACTTTACAGCCGAACCAGCGGGAAGCATGTGCAGGTTCTGCCCAACCAGAAGATCAACGCCATGGCAGAAGATGGAGACATACACG CCAAACTCGTCGTAGAGACGGACACGTTTGGAAGTCGCGTGCGGATTAAAGGAGCAGAGACAGGATTCTACATCTGCATGAACAAGAAGGGAAAGCTGATCGGGAAG AAAAATGGGCAAGGCCGCGACTGCATCTTCTCAGAGATTGTCCTGGAGAATAACTACACAGCGCTGAGGAACGCACGCTTCGAGGGTTGGTACATGGCTTTCACCAGACGTGGACGCCCCCGGAAAGGCTCGCAAACACGGCAGCATCAACGCGAGGTCCATTTTATGAAACGACTGCCTCGGGGATCCAATCCCACTCACCCGGCCCAGCACAAGGCCTTTGACTTCGTCCACTACCCCTTTAGCCCCAGGACTAAACGCATACGCTACTCAGCCGAAGGctga
- the fgf8a gene encoding fibroblast growth factor 8 isoform X2: protein MAEDGDIHAKLVVETDTFGSRVRIKGAETGFYICMNKKGKLIGKKNGQGRDCIFSEIVLENNYTALRNARFEGWYMAFTRRGRPRKGSQTRQHQREVHFMKRLPRGSNPTHPAQHKAFDFVHYPFSPRTKRIRYSAEG from the exons ATGGCAGAAGATGGAGACATACACG CCAAACTCGTCGTAGAGACGGACACGTTTGGAAGTCGCGTGCGGATTAAAGGAGCAGAGACAGGATTCTACATCTGCATGAACAAGAAGGGAAAGCTGATCGGGAAG AAAAATGGGCAAGGCCGCGACTGCATCTTCTCAGAGATTGTCCTGGAGAATAACTACACAGCGCTGAGGAACGCACGCTTCGAGGGTTGGTACATGGCTTTCACCAGACGTGGACGCCCCCGGAAAGGCTCGCAAACACGGCAGCATCAACGCGAGGTCCATTTTATGAAACGACTGCCTCGGGGATCCAATCCCACTCACCCGGCCCAGCACAAGGCCTTTGACTTCGTCCACTACCCCTTTAGCCCCAGGACTAAACGCATACGCTACTCAGCCGAAGGctga